The following are encoded together in the Pempheris klunzingeri isolate RE-2024b chromosome 24, fPemKlu1.hap1, whole genome shotgun sequence genome:
- the dock9b gene encoding dedicator of cytokinesis protein 9 produces the protein MQGRAGKAPKREMVIESPQQYKSLAEIEAEVEAGSQVAAVKPKIIEPLDYENVLLQRKTQIISDVLRDMLQFPTDDFQISTLRRQGRTLFSTVPDTAEKEAHSLFVQECIKTYKSDWHVVNYKYEEYSGDFRQLPNKVSRPEKLAAHLFEVDEDVEKDEDTASLGSQKGGVSKHGWLYKGNMNSAISVTMRSFKRRYFHLAQLGDGSYNLNFYKDENTSKEPKGTIFLDSCMGVVQNSKVRRFAFELKMQDKSTFLLAADSEVEMEEWISTLNKILHSSFEQAMQEKRNGDLHDDEEHGKTDLSSGSFQDSFQTARDIESKMRSEARLKLFTLDPDTQKLDFSGIEPDVRQFEEKFGKRVLVSCHDLSFNLQGCVAENEEGPTTNVEPFYVVLSLFDVQNSRKISADFHVDLNHPLVRQMTSGSSSGQDLLINGCGDGPVAGHRQASGLPEGALQYPRQGVFSVTCPHPEIFLVARIEKVLQGGITHCTEPYMKSSDSTKMAQKVLKNAKTACSRLGQYRMPFAWAARPVFKDASGTLDKSARFSALYRQDSSKLSDEDMFKLLTDFRKPEKMAKLPVLLGNLDVTIDNVAPDVTNCVTSSYIPVRNFEGNGPGSALLEVEEFVPCIAKCSQPFTIYKNHLYVYPKHLKYDGQKSFAKARNIAVSIEFKDSDEEEAQPLKCIYGRPGGPLFSKQACAAVLHHQQNPEFYDEIKIELPTQLHEKHHLLFTFYHVSCDSNSKKKDLVETPVGSAWLPLLKDGRVIMNEQQLPVAANLPAGYLGSLDGVNKHSGSEIKWVDGGKPLFKVSSHLVSTVYTQDQHLHNFFHHCQSMEVSEQALEGELVKYLKSLHAMEGHVMVNFLPTILNQLFCVLTRATHEDVAVNVTRVMVHVVAQCHEEGLEHYLRSYVKFVFKPEPYSSTNVKTVHEELAKAMTAILKPSTDFLTSNKLLKHSWYFFEALVKSMAHYLIESGKVKLSRNQRFSASFYHAVETLVNMLMPHITQKYKDNLDAARNANHSLAVFIKRCFTFMDRGFVFKQINNYMNCFMPGDPKTLYEFKFEFLRVVCSHEHFVPLNLPMPFGKGRIQRFQDLQLDYSLTDDFCRNHFLVGLLMREVGGALQEFREIRQIAIQVLKGLMIKHTFDDRYAAKSQQARLATLYLPLFGLLQENVYRLDTKESATLSNHNNAREDSLVPNSMVTPQKPGSCIENALHKDVFGVISGTASPHSSTPNVSSVHHADSRGSLVSTDSGNSLLDKSSDKTNSLEKNQCASALGSTVLRCDKLDRDEIKNLLMCFLHILKSMSEEALFAYWNKAAPSELMDFFTLIEVCLHQFRYMGKRFIVRSQEGAGPVAPDRKSLTLPVSRNRAGILHARLQQLGTLENAHTFNNMYSHTEADVSSQCLLEANVSTEVCMTVLDTLSIFIMGFKTQLTSDLGHNPLMKKVFQVHLCFLQIPQSEVALKQVFTSLRTFIYKFPCTFFDGRADMCASLCYEILKCCNSKLSSIRNDAAHLLYFLMKSNFDYTGRKSFVRTHLQVVIAVSQLIADVIGIGGTRFQQSLSIINNCANSDKTIKHTAFPADVKDLTKRIRTVLMATEQMKEHENDPEMLVDLQYSLAKSYTSTPELRKTWLDSMARIHNKNGDLSEAAMCYVHVAALVAEYLWRKGMFRQGCSSFRVITPNIDEEAAMMEDVGMQDVHFNEEVLMELLEECADGLWKAERYELIADVYRLIIPIYEQRRDFEKLTHLYDTLHRAYTKVMEVMHTGKRLLGTYFRVAFFGQGFFEDEDGKEYIYKEPKFTPLSEISQRLLKLYSDKFGQENVKIIQDSGKVNPKDLDSKYAYIQVTHVTPYLDDKELEDRKTDFEKSHNIRRFVFETPFTVSGKKQGGVEEQCKRRTVLTTTHCFPYVKKRIAVMYQHQTDLSPIEVAIDEMSAKVAELRLLCSASEVDMIRLQLKLQGSISVQVNAGPLAYARAFLDDTSAKKYPDNKVKQLKEVFRQFVDACGQALGVNERLIKEDQQEYHDEMKANYRDLTRELSNIMHEQINPVEDGTRSALSDSMGIFNAISGTPTGASTHGSTTIL, from the exons GTGAAGCCGAAGATCATCGAGCCTCTGGACTACGAGAATGTGCTTCTACAGAGGAAGACTCAGATCATCAGTGACGTTCTGCGGGACATGCTCCAGTTCCCCACCGACGACTTCCAG ATCTCCACCCTGAGGCGCCAGGGCAGGACTCTGTTCTCCACCGTGCCAGACACTGCTGAGAAAGAAGCTCACTCGCTGTTTGTCCAAGAG tgtaTCAAAACCTACAAGTCCGACTGGCACGTGGTCAATTACAAGTATGAGGAGTATTCTGGAGACTTCCGCCAGCTCCCAAA TAAAGTGTCGAGACCTGAGAAACTGGCAGCTCACCTGTTCGAAGTGGATGAAGACGTGGAAAAAGACGAG gACACAGCCTCCCTCGGATCTCAGAAGGGAGGAGTGTCTAAACACGGCTGGCTGTACAAAGGCAACATGAACAGTGCAATCAGTGTTACTATGCGG TCCTTCAAGAGGAGGTACTTCCATCTGGCCCAGCTGGGAGATGGATCCTACAACCTCAACTTCTACAAGGATGAGAACACCTCCAAGGAACCCAAAGGAACCATCTTCCTTGACTCGTGCATGGGGGTTGTTCAG AACAGCAAAGTGCGTCGGTTTGCATTTGAGCTGAAGATGCAGGATAAGAGCACGTTCCTGCTGGCTGCAGACAGTGAAGTCGAGATGGAGGAGTGGATCAGCACCCTCAACAAGATTCTCCACAGCAGCTTCGAACAGGCCATGCAGGAGAAGAGGAACGGAGACCTGCACGACg ATGAGGAGCATGGAAAAACAGACCTCTCCTCTGGAAGTTTTCAAGACAGCTTTCAG aCTGCCAGAGATATTGAGTCCAAAATGAGGAGTGAAGCTCGCTTGAAGCTATTCACTTTGGACCCCGACACACAG AAACTGGACTTCTCTGGCATTGAGCCAGACGTGCGGCAGTTTGAAGAGAAGTTCGGGAAGAGGGTCCTGGTCAGCTGTCACGACCTGTCATTCAACCTGCAGGGCTGTGtagcagaaaatgaagaagGACCAACAACGAAT GTGGAGCCTTTTTATGTAGTCCTGTCCCTCTTCGACGTCCAGAACAGTAGGAAGATCTCTGCCGACTTCCATGTGGATCTCAACCACCCTTTGGTCCGACAAATGACTTCTGGCTCTAGTAGCGGACAGGACTTGCTCATCAATGGCTGTGGTGATGGACCTGTGGCTGGCCACAGGCAGGCTAGTGGGCTTCCAGAGGGGGCTCTCCAGTACCCCAGACAAGGGGTGTTCTCTGTCACCTGCCCCCATCCAGAGATCTTCCTGGTGGCCAGGATTGAGAAGGTCCTGCAGGGGGGGATCACCCACTGCACCGAACCCTACATGAAGAGCTCAGACTCCACCAAG ATGGCTCAAAAGGTGCTGAAGAACGCTAAAACAGCCTGCAGCAGACTGGGACAGTACAGGATGCCATTCGCCTGGGCTGCAAG gccTGTGTTCAAAGATGCGTCAGGAACTTTGGACAAAAGCGCTCGTTTCTCGGCTCTCTACAGGCAGGACAGCAGCAAGCTGTCAGACGAGGACATGTTCAAACTGCTCACAGACTTCAGAAA ACCAGAGAAAATGGCCAAACTCCCTGTCCTCTTAGGGAACTTAGACGTAACTATTGACAATGTGGCCCCGGATGTAACCA acTGTGTCACGTCCTCCTACATCCCTGTGAGGAACTTTGAAGGCAACGGGCCAGGCAGCGCTCTTCTGGAAGTGGAGGAATTTGTCCCCTGCATCGCCAAGTGCTCCCAACCATTCACCATCTATAAAAACCACCTCTATGTGTACCCAAAACACCTCAAATATGACGGACAGAAATCCTTTGCTAAG GCGAGGAATATCGCCGTTTCCATTGAATTCAAGGATTCTGATGAGGAGGAGGCCCAGCCGCTGAAG TGCATCTACGGTCGTCCTGGAGGTCCTCTGTTCAGCAAACAGGCGTGTGCAGCCGTCCTGCACCACCAGCAGAACCCTGAGTTCTATGATGAG ATAAAGATAGAGCTGCCTACTCAGCTGCATGAGAAGCATCACCTTCTCTTCACCTTCTATCACGTTAGCTGTGACAGCAACAGCAAGAAGAAAGACCTGGTGGAGACTCCGG TGGGTTCAGCATGGCTGCCTCTGCTAAAGGATGGCAGAGTTATCATGAATGAACAGCAGCTGCCTGTGGCTGCCAATCTGCCTGCCGGGTACCTCGGCTCACTGGACGGTGTCAACAAG CACTCTGGCTCGGAGATCAAATGGGTAGATGGAGGAAAGCCCCTGTTCAAAGTCTCATCTCATCTTGTTTCCACAGTTTACACTCAG GACCAGCACTTGCAcaacttcttccaccactgtcaaAGCATGGAGGTGTCAGAACAAGCTTTAGAGGGGGAGCTGGTGAAATACCTGAAG AGTCTCCACGCGATGGAGGGTCACGTGATGGTCAACTTTCTGCCCACCATCCTCAACCAGCTGTTCTGCGTCCTGACCAGAGCCACACACGAGGATGTGGCTGTCAACGTGACCAG gGTGATGGTTCATGTTGTAGCACAGTGCCACGAAGAAGGGCTGGAACACTACTTGAGATCTTATGTCAAG TTCGTGTTTAAGCCAGAGCCTTATTCCTCCACCAATGTGAAAACAGTTCACGAAGAGCTGGCTAAAGCCATGACGGCCATCCTCAAACCGTCCACAGACTTCCTCACCAGCAACAAGCTGCTGAAG cacTCGTGGTACTTCTTTGAAGCTCTGGTGAAATCAATGGCTCATTATCTCATAGAGAGCGGGAAGGTCAAG CTCTCCAGGAACCAGCGCTTTTCTGCGTCCTTCTACCACGCAGTGGAGACTCTGGTGAACATGCTGATGCCACACATCACCCAGAAGTACAAGGACAACCTGGACGCAGCCCGCAATGCCAACCACAGCCTGGCAGTCTTCATCAAG CGCTGCTTCACCTTCATGGACAGAGGCTTCGTATTCAAGCAGATCAACAACTACATGAACTGCTTTATGCCTGGAGACCCCAAG ACTTTGTATGAGTTTAAGTTTGAGTTCCTGCGGGTTGTTTGCAGCCATGAACACTTCGTCCCTCTGAATCTGCCCATGCCATTTGGAAAAGGCAGAATTCAAAGGTTCCAAG ATCTTCAGCTGGACTACTCTCTGACCGATGACTTCTGTCGAAACCACTTCCTGGTGGGGCTGCTGATGAGGGAGGTGGGCGGCGCTCTTCAGGAGTTCCGAGAGATCCGCCAGATCGCCATCCAGGTGCTCAAGGGGTTGATGATCAAACACACGTTCGACGACCGCTACGCTGCGAAA AGCCAGCAGGCCAGACTGGCCACCCTCTACCTCCCTCTGTTTGGGCTGCTCCAGGAGAACGTCTACAGACTGGACACCAAGGAGTCAGCCACCCTCAGCAACCACAAC AATGCACGGGAGGACTCTCTGGTGCCCAACTCCATGGTGACCCCACAGAAACCCGGGAGCTGTATAGAAAATGCTCTGCACAAAGATGTGTTTGGAGTCATCTCTGGAACAG CCTCCCCCCACAGCTCCACCCCCAATGTCAGCTCAGTTCACCACGCAGACTCCAGAGGCTCTCTGGTCTCCACCGACTCAGGAAACAGCCTGCTGGACAAAAGCAGCGACAAGACCAACTCATTGGAGAAG AACCAGTGTGCGTCGGCCCTGGGCAGCACGGTGCTGCGATGCGACAAACTGGACCGGGACGAGATCAAAAACCTGCTCATGTGCTTTCTGCATATCCTCAAGAGCATGTCAGAAG AGGCCCTTTTTGCATATTGGAACAAAGCAGCTCCCTCAGAACTAATGGACTTCTTTACATTGATAGA AGTCTGCCTCCACCAGTTTAGATACATGGGGAAGAGATTCATCGTCAG GAGCCAGGAGGGGGCAGGGCCTGTAGCTCCAGACAGGAAGTCTCTGACTCTGCCTGTGTCTCGTAACAGGGCGGGGATCCTGCATGCCCGCCTTCAGCAGCTGGGAACTCTTGAAAATGCTCACACCTTCAACAACA TGTACTCTCATACAGAAGCAGATGTGAGCAGCCAGTGTCTGCTGGAGGCCAATGTGTCCACAGAAGTCTGTATGACTGTGCTGGACACGCTCAGCATCTTCATCATGGGTTTCAAG ACCCAGCTGACTTCAGATCTCGGTCACAACCCCCTGATGAAGAAAGTGTTCCAGGTCCATCTGTGCTTCCTGCAGATCCCTCAGTCTGAGGTCGCCCTCAAACAGGTCTTCACCTCACTCAGGACCTTCATCTACAAG TTCCCCTGCACCTTCTTCGACGGCCGGGCTGACATGTGCGCCTCTCTATGCTACGAAATCCtcaagtgctgtaactccaAGCTGAGCTCTATCCGCAACGACGCCGCCCACCTTCTCTACTTCCTCATGAAGAGCAACTTTGACTACACTGGACGCAAGTCTTTCGTCCGAACAcacctgcag GTGGTCattgctgtcagtcagctgattgCTGATGTCATCGGTATCGGGGGTACCCGTTTCCAGCAGTCTCTCTCCATCATTAACAACTGTGCCAACAGTGACAAGACCATCAAG CACACAGCATTTCCGGCAGATGTGAAGGACTTGACAAAGCGCATCCGGACGGTCCTGATGGCCACCGAGCAGATGAAGGAGCACGAGAACGACCCAGAGATGCTGGTGGACCTCCAGTACAGCTTGGCCAAGTCCTACACCAGCACGCCCGAGCTCCGCAAGACCTGGCTGGACAGCATGGCTCGCATCCACAACAAGAACGGAGATCTCTCAGAG GCAGCCATGTGTTACGTACACGTTGCTGCCCTGGTAGCTGAGTACCTGTGGAGAAAAG GCATGTTCAGGCAGGGCTGCTCCTCTTTCCGCGTCATCACTCCAAACATCGATGAGGAGGCAGCGATGATGGAGGACGTAGGGATGCAGGATGTTCACTTCAATGAG gaggtgctgatggagctgctggaggagtgTGCTGATGGCCTTTGGAAGGCGGAGCGTTATGAGCTCATAGCTGATGTTTACAGGCTCATCATTCCCATCTACGAACAGCGCAGAGACTTTGAG AAACTGACACACCTGTACGATACCCTCCACCGTGCTTATACTAAAGTGATGGAGGTGATGCATACGGGCAAAAGACTGCTGGGCACATacttcagagtggccttttttGGACAG GGCTTCTTTGAGGATGAAGATGGAAAGGAATACATCTACAAGGAGCCAAAGTTCACTCCGCTGTCTGAGATTTCCCAGAGGCTCCTGAAGCTCTACTCTGACAAGTTTGGTCAGGAGAACGTTAAGATCATTCAGGACTCTGGAAAG GTGAACCCGAAGGACCTAGACTCCAAGTACGCCTACATTCAGGTGACCCATGTCACACCCTACCTAGATGACAAGGAGCTTGAGGACAGGAAGACCGACTTCGAGAAGAGCCACAACATCCGGCGCTTTGTGTTTGAGACGCCGTTCACGGTGTCGGGCAAGAAGCAGGGTGGGGTGGAGGAGCAGTGTAAACGGCGGACTGTTCTCACCA CCACCCACTGTTTCCCGTACGTGAAGAAGCGTATAGCGGTCATGTACCAACACCAGACCGACCTGAGCCCCATCGAGGTGGCCATAGACGAGATGAGTGCCAAGGTGGCCGAGCTGCGACTGCTGTGCTCGGCCTCTGAGGTGGACATGATCCGGCTGCAGCTCAAACTGCAAGGCAGCATCAGCGTTCAG GTCAATGCCGGTCCTCTCGCCTACGCCAGAGCCTTCCTCGACGACACTAGTGCCAAGAAATATCCTGACAACAAGGTCAAGCAGCTCAAAGAGGTGTTCAG